In Oncorhynchus gorbuscha isolate QuinsamMale2020 ecotype Even-year unplaced genomic scaffold, OgorEven_v1.0 Un_scaffold_1730, whole genome shotgun sequence, the genomic window agagggcaacacatgacagttactgcccaatgctctcaccactaggctacctaaagagggcaacacatgacagttactggcccaatgctctcaccactaggctgcctaaagagggcaacacatgacagttactggcccaatgctctcaccactaggctgcctaaagagggcaacacatgacagttactggcccaatgctctcaccactaggctgcctaaagagggcaacacatgacagttactggcccaatgctctcaccactaggctgcctaaagagggcaacacatgacagttactggcccaatgctctcaccactaggctgcctaaagagggcaacacatgacagttactggcccaatgctctcaccactaggctgcctaaagagggcaacacatgacagttactggcccaatgctctcaccactaggctgcctaaagagggcaacacatgacagttactggcccaatgctctcaccactaggctacctaaagagggcaacacatgacagttactggcccaatgctctcaccactaggctgcctaaagagggcaacacatgacagttactggtccaatgctctcaccactaggctgcctgccacccctacactctcaccactaggctacctgccacccctacactctcaccactaggctacctgccacccctacactctcaccactaggctacctgccacccctacactctcaccactaggctacctgccacgcctacactctcaccactaggctacctgcctccctacactctcaccactaggctacctgccacccctacactctcaccactaggctacctgccgccctacactctcaccactaggctacctgccgcccctacactctcaccactaggctacctgccgcccctacactctcaccactaggctacctgcctcccctacactctcaccactaggctacctgccgcctctacactctaaccactaggctacctgcctcccctacactctcaccactaagctacctgccgcccctacactctcaccactaggctacctgccgcccctacactctcaccactaggctacctgcctcccctacactctcaccactaggctacctgcctccctacactctcaccactaggctacctgccgcccctacactctcaccactaggctacctgccgcccctacactctcaccactaggctacctgccgcccctacactctcaccactaggctacctgcctcccctacactctcaccactaggctacctgcctcccctacactctcaccactaggctacctgcctccctacactctcaccactaggctacctgccacccctacactctcaccactaggctacctgcctcccctacactctcaccactaggctacctgcctcccctacactctcaccactaggctacctgcctcccctacactctaaccactaggctacctgccgcccctacactctcaccactaggctacctgcctcccctacactctcaccactatgctacctgccgcccctacactctcaccactaggctacctgcctcccctacactctcaccactaggctacctgcctcccctacactctcaccactaggctacctgcctcccctacactctcaccactaggctacctgcctcccctacactctcaccactaggctacctgcctccctacactctcaccactaggctacctgcctcccctacactctcaccactaggctacctgcctccctacactctcaccactaggctacctgcctcccctacactctcaccactaggctacctgcctcccctacactctcaccactaggctacctgccacccctacactctcaccactaggctacctgccgcccctacactctcaccactaggctacctgcctcccctacactctaaccactaggctacctgccacccctacactctaaccactaggctctacaaATTCTGTCATGACTAGTGAGATGTTGAAAAGTACATTTGCGGCACAATTTCAgattacttttattttgaaaacccATGTCCTTAAATGGATTTATAGACTGTTTCAAATGTAGACGTTCCACTGGTACGTGCCCGAAGCCCAGCGATGCTAGTGAGAGCAGCAGAGAAACCACCAGCAATCCTTTGGCCATTGAaacctggatttttttttctgaaTTCATCAGTCCTCGagtccttccattctctctcctcagcttCTTCTCAAAACTCATTGAAGGAGAAGAAGGTCTGAGGAGAGGGACTTTAGATATTCTCCTCCAATAcagttgaggaggtgaggagagaggatgcgagATAATCGAGGAAAGATGAATTGAGAAAGGATAGGCCTCAGTGACTAAAGTACTGGCCACTGGTCTCATTGACGACATGTGTTTTCCAAAATAAAAGGCCTCCAGACAAATTGTAGGCTTTTCCTATGTCATGTCCAAGGAGGCTGTCATCTCGCTTGTGTGATGCTCCTGGTGTTTCTTCAGCAATTTGGGTACATGGAACCCTTTCCCACACAGGCTACAGACATACGGCTTCTCCCCTGTATGGAGCCTCATGTGCACCTTCAGACTCCCCGGTGTGGTGAACCCCTTATCACAGACAGTACAAGGGTACGGCCTCTCTTTAGTGTGCGTGATCTGGTGCACTCTCAGGTTCCCAGACTGGGCGAAACGGGTCCCGCATATAGTGCAGACGtacggtttctctccagtgtgtgttctctggtggcTTTGAAGGTCACCAGCCCGTACGAACGTCCGACCGCAGTACGAGCAGCAGAACCTCTTCTCAAGGTTCTTCAAGTGCGTCCTTGCATGCGTCTGCAGCTTCTCTACATCCGTGAAGCTCTTACCGCAGTCGCAGATGTGGTAGAGGACCTCTTCCATGTGTAACTTCTTGAGCTTGTGTTTTTTCAGGCACTGGGATCTGGCGAAGCGTTGTCCGCAGATGGAGCACTGATGCGGTTTCTCCTTGGTGTGGGTCAGTAGGTGGGTGTTGAGGTTCCCTCTGATCGTGAAGCCCTTCCCGCAGTAGGAGCAGTGGTGGAGGTTCTCTCCTGTGTGGATCAGACGATGAACCTTGAGGGTTCTGAAGTGGGAGAACATCTTGCCACAGTCATCACAGTGGTATGGTTTCTCGATACGGTGGGTCTGTCTGTGCTTCCTATACTCCAACAGGTGGGCAAAACTCTCTGCGCACTTGGAGCAGTGGTATGGTTTCTCTCCCGTATGGACTCGCTGGTGGATCTTGAGGTGCCGTAGCAAGGCGAAGGTCTTCCCACACGGATGGCAGACGTGCTTGGTTTTCTCTCCGGTGTGGATGGTCATGTGTCTCCTCAGGTCGTCGGGTCGTAAGAAACACTTCCCGCAGACAGAGCACCGATGTGGTTTCTCTCCGCTGTGAATCAGCGCATGTCTGTTCAGCCGCGTCTTTGTGAGGAACCTCTTTCCGCACTCGGAGCAGCGGTGGTGCTTCTCAGAGATGTCTGTGTCAGATCTGGCAACCTCTCCTGTTTCAATGACAACATTATAGGGGTTAGAGATGCTgctaggacagagaggagagaacagcatCACTTGCATGCTTAacagtatactgtacatatagtaAAATACTATAGCGacccaacacctagcaacctcGTCAAGCGGTTCAGATCACTGTTGGgttgacagtctcctggacccAGTTTGCATACTGGTCGGAGGTACACCCCAAATTTGATACAATACCATGTACCTGCACCCATAGAGATCCTACTCAattactagaggggctgtgttgtgAACCCTCAAAGTTCCATAATGGTctgaaaatggcagccatcttggtcagggagaaatccaacacagtctaattggaatgaatggcagtagGTGATGCATTTCCTGCTTTAACTGACGCAGGGAAATAAAAGGCATGTGATGCATCAGAAATTGGGTAATAGAATTAGTCGACCTAAAATATTGGTCATATAAttataaatacagtttatacaggTTTTAAACACATTTTCCGTATAATTCGCCtctaaaatatatgtaaacaAACCCACAATGACTCAATGTGTGCTCTCTTGGAAAGCAGTGAGTGTTTTTATACGATACAATATCAGTACTTGCATTTTACAACTTGTCAAATGTCCTATCAACAACTGATGTCATAAAGTGTACGGCTGtggattgactgcattgtttTAATGGCATGTTGGCAGCTATTTTTTTAAGCTGTCTGGATAGCTAGCTAAAAAGCAAACAGTGGAGATCATCTTCAAATTCATTGTGTTACACAATAGTGTACCTGTACCATAGTCAATCAAATAGTTTAACATCAGGGTATGGGTGTTTCTCTCACCTTTGTGAACCACCTGGTGTCGTCTCAGGTCATAGGATCGCAAGAAGGCCTTCCCGCAAACGGAACAATGGTGGGGTTTCTCTCCGCTGTGGGTCATCGTGTGTATCTTCAAGCTGCTGGCTGCAGTAAACCGCTTGCCGCACTGGGAGCAGAGGTACGGTCTCTCCGGGTCAGGGTCCCCAAGGCTGTCTGGGTCAGAGCTGGCACCCTCTCCTGTTTTAATGGCAACATTACAGGGGTTAAACACTTGTTTTCTATTTTATATGCTATACTATGCATCGGTATCTAAAAAGGTAGAAAGGATAGTTGACTTCTCCTAAATGTATATTCTGATCTGAGTTGGTCCTACccacaccttcctcctcctcttagaTGCATGTTCTGATCAGCGATTACTGGGatattcaagtccgggctctggctgggccactcaaggacattcagagacttgtcccgaagccactcctgcgttgtcttggctgtgtgcttaaggtcgttgtcctgttggaaggcgaaccttcgccccagtctgaggtcctgagtactctggagcaggttttcatcaagaatctccctgtacattgctccgttcatcttttcctcgatcctgactagtatccCAATCCtggccgctgaaaaacatccccacagcataatgctgccaccaccatgcttcaccatagggatggcgccaggtttcctctttggcattcaggccaaagagttcaatcttagtttcatcagacaagataatcttgtttctcacggtctaagtccataaaggcctgattggtggagtgctgcaaagatggttgtccttgtggaaggttctcccatcgccacagaggaactctggagctctgactgagtgaccatcgggttcttggtcacctccatgaccaaggcccttctcccgattgctcagtttggcaaggTGGCTCTAGGAaacccttccccatatctgtgtcgtgacacagtcctgtctctgagctctaaggacaattccttcgacctcatggcttggtttttgctctgacatgcactgtcaactgtgggaccttatatagacaggtgtgtgcctttccaaatcatgtccaatcaaatacatttaccacaggtggactccaatcaagatgtagaaacatcaaggatgatcaatggaaacaggatgcacctgagctcaatttcgagtctcctagcaaagggtctctgttttaatttttaatatatttgcaaacatttctgaaaacctgtttttgcttcgtcattatggggtattgtgtgtagattgatgaggatgttTTAAATttgtttaatctattttagaataaagctgtagtgtaacaaaatgtggggaaagtcaagtggtctgaatacttagcgaatgcactgtatgtcggtaagtagccttccacaagccttGGCCTGAACAAACCAGAACGGCTCATAGGACAGATCTCCTGTTTCTGAAGCGTGAGGCAGAGGCAGGAGagtatgtagtgttatgtagtgttatgtagtgttatgtagtgttatgtagtgttatgtagtgttatgtagtgttatgtagtgttagtgttatgtagtgttatgtagtgttatgtagtgttatgtagtgttatgtagtgttatgtagtgttagtgttatgtagtgttatgtagtgttatgtagtgttatgtagtgttatgtagtgttatgtagtgttagtGTTATGTATATTTTATGGATATCATGTATTTTATTTGTtgcgttttatttatttatttgctgaacctcggcaagacggagctgctcttcctcccggggaaggactgcccgttccatgatctcgccatcacggttgacaactccattgtgtcctcctcccagagcgctaagaaccttggcgtgatcctggacaacaccctgtcgttctcaactaacatcaaggctgtggcccgttcctgtaggttcatgctctacaacatccgcagagtacgaccctgcctcacacaggaagcggcgcaggtcctgatccaggcacttgtcatctcccgtctggattactgcaactcgctgttggctgggctccctgcctgtgccattaaacccctacaactcatccagaacgccgcagcccgtctggtgttcaaccttcccaagttctctcacgtcaccccgctcctccgctctctccactggcttccagttgaagctagcatccgctacaagaccatggtgcttgcctacggagctgtaaggggaacggcacctcagtacctccaggctctgatcaggccctacacccaaacaagggcactgcgttcatccacctctggcctgctcgcctccctaccactgaggaagtacagttcccgctcagcccagtcaaaactgttcgctgctctggccccccaatggtggaacaaactccctcacgacgccaggacagcggagtcaatcaccaccttccggagacacctgaaaccccacctctttaaggaatacctaggataggataagtaatccttctcacccccccccttttaagatttagatgcactattgtaaagtgactgttctactggatgtcataaggtgaatgcaccaatttgtaagtcgctctggataagagcgtctgctaaatgacttaaatgtaaatgtaatgtaatttccTGTTTTGACCCCAGTAAGAGGGGCTAATTGAGGATCCCAATAAATACTACTAAATACTACACAACTTATTCTGAGACCTGGACCAGGCTGCATGTAGCTGGTTTGAAAATGATTTAAAAGTCATATGAATGTGGCTCACCTTTTAGTCAGTTACATTTCTATGGCAGCGAATCCTTCACCAACTAACCTCAGGCCAACTCTATCCTGAATGAATCCTTCACCAACTAACCTCAGGCCAACTCTATCCTGAATgaatccttcagaactaacctgcccAACTCTATCCTGAATGAATCCTTCACCACCTAACCTCAGGCCAACTCTATCCTGAATGAATCCTTCACCAACTAACCTCAGGCCAACTCTATCCTGAATGAATCCTTCACCAACTAACCTCAGGCCAACTCTATCCTGAATGAATCCTTCACCAACTAACCTCAGGCCAACTCTATCCTGAATGAATCCTTCACCAACTGACCTCAGGCCAACTCTATCCTGAATTaatccttcagaactaacctgcccAACTCTATCCTGAATGAATAGTCTGAACCGCgagttgaggaccaatgaaatcagaATCCCTCCCTCTTGCAAAGAGTGCGTCATCATCTCCTTCATCTCCTTCATTTGAGGAAGAAGACTGATTAAATATGTTATTaaatatatgttattatatgttattaattaaatgtttgtgtgtgatttttatttatttttacaatttaaaaaaaatacctaTCACATGATTTAGTAATGACAGAATTCATTTAGAAACTAAAAtaagcatttattattattataatttattttaacAATCAGAATCAACACAGCAAAGTAAAACAATGAAGAAGATACTTCTAAACGCTTATTTCACACCTCCGCCTGCTGAATCCGTAACATTACTTTTCCTTCATTGTGATTTTCGTCTCAAATTTGAACATGGCACTGATTTGCCCACTGATTTGCCCAGtacagctggcctacttcagcagtactgtatcattttaatcattttagtcaataagattcttgctacgtagcttaactttctgaacattcgagacgtgtagtccacttgtcattccaatctcctttgcattagcgtagcctcttctgtagcctgtcaactatgtgtctgtttatccctgttctctcctctctgcacagaccatacaaacgctcctcaccgcgtggccgcggccaccctactctggtggtcccagcgcgcacgacccacgtggagttccaagtctccggtagcctctggaactgccaatctgcggtcaacaaggcagagttcatctcagcctatgcctccctccagtccctcgacttcttggcactgacggaaacatggatcaccacagacaacactgctactcctactgctctctcttcgtccgcccacgtgctctcgcacaccccgagagcgtctggtcagcggggtggtggcaccgggatcctcatctctcccaagtggtcattctctctctct contains:
- the LOC124023941 gene encoding zinc finger protein 883-like encodes the protein MASVKLEDCSQTLELNVIIKEEEEEREIQEEEEEEEEDEEDNDIDSDMEEEEDQGERGVANPGLVIVKREDEEERDREKDEEEEEEEGVDRTKPGEGASSDPDSLGDPDPERPYLCSQCGKRFTAASSLKIHTMTHSGEKPHHCSVCGKAFLRSYDLRRHQVVHKGEVARSDTDISEKHHRCSECGKRFLTKTRLNRHALIHSGEKPHRCSVCGKCFLRPDDLRRHMTIHTGEKTKHVCHPCGKTFALLRHLKIHQRVHTGEKPYHCSKCAESFAHLLEYRKHRQTHRIEKPYHCDDCGKMFSHFRTLKVHRLIHTGENLHHCSYCGKGFTIRGNLNTHLLTHTKEKPHQCSICGQRFARSQCLKKHKLKKLHMEEVLYHICDCGKSFTDVEKLQTHARTHLKNLEKRFCCSYCGRTFVRAGDLQSHQRTHTGEKPYVCTICGTRFAQSGNLRVHQITHTKERPYPCTVCDKGFTTPGSLKVHMRLHTGEKPYVCSLCGKGFHVPKLLKKHQEHHTSEMTASLDMT